The following coding sequences lie in one Dictyoglomus sp. NZ13-RE01 genomic window:
- a CDS encoding protein kinase: MKNKKFLRILIFSIILILTLILINLDLIQNLENRSIDWRFKWRGEIAPPDDIVIIGIDDTSINEIGNWPWSRKVHAKLLDILKPLKPKLIIMDIIFDTKTKDDDLLSQKIKENRVILANYLQSLTDPKLKVLIYQIKDSVPTIKNSALYNGLSNLVLDKDAVVRRSRLYMEDLNGIRYYALHTYAYSYLNRMPVDKILQEFPTEFYINYYGGTSNIKTLSYSSILNKEIDLSVLKDKIIFIGSVSELLKDSYVTPFSDYKRWGKVYLSNMPGVEIHANILSNMLYKNYITSIPNTLKLFLFVFLLSISFFLQRKNIFFNLFLILALGIFYSFINFYLFRMRILLPFILPLSEFFLSFIGNTIYFAILPKESLEGLIIKKRYKLIKKLGSGGMATVYLAKDLTNNNQVAVKILHPQYCEDPQVVERFLREAKASSELDHPNIVKVFDSGREEDYYFIVMEYVPGKDLKKILEEKGPLSYVYVKEIIKEVAKALDHANQKGIVHRDIKPQNIMITPTGQVKLMDFGIAHIGGLSTLTQTGIFMGTPQYASPEQAEGSKVDIRSDIYSLGVVAFELLTGTLPFEVGETTISIIFKKLQEELPDVRTFRKEVPEGFAKIIQKMTARFPEDRYQSPKELIEDLERGYPLKPYEKKKISSQETIIKPKEE, encoded by the coding sequence ATGAAAAATAAAAAATTTTTAAGAATTTTAATTTTTTCTATAATATTAATCCTTACTTTAATATTGATTAATTTGGATTTGATCCAAAATTTGGAAAATAGAAGTATAGATTGGAGATTTAAATGGAGAGGCGAGATAGCGCCACCAGACGATATAGTGATAATAGGAATAGATGATACATCTATTAATGAGATTGGAAATTGGCCATGGAGTAGAAAAGTTCATGCAAAACTTTTAGATATTCTCAAACCCTTAAAACCAAAACTTATAATAATGGATATAATCTTCGATACAAAAACAAAAGATGATGATTTACTCTCACAAAAAATAAAAGAGAATAGAGTTATTTTAGCAAACTATTTGCAATCTCTAACTGACCCGAAATTAAAAGTCTTGATTTACCAGATAAAAGATTCAGTGCCAACTATAAAAAATAGTGCTTTGTATAATGGATTGAGCAATTTAGTATTAGATAAGGATGCAGTTGTAAGAAGAAGTAGACTATACATGGAAGATCTTAATGGCATCAGATATTATGCTCTCCATACTTATGCGTATTCTTATTTGAATAGAATGCCAGTTGACAAAATCTTACAAGAATTTCCTACAGAGTTTTACATTAACTATTATGGAGGTACTTCTAATATAAAAACGCTCTCCTATTCTTCTATTCTAAATAAGGAGATTGATTTGAGTGTATTGAAGGATAAAATTATCTTTATTGGCTCTGTCTCAGAGCTTTTAAAGGATTCTTATGTTACTCCCTTTTCTGATTATAAAAGATGGGGAAAAGTATATTTGTCAAATATGCCAGGGGTTGAAATTCATGCGAATATACTTTCCAACATGTTGTATAAAAATTATATAACTTCTATTCCTAATACTCTAAAATTGTTTTTATTCGTATTTTTACTATCAATTAGCTTCTTCCTGCAGAGGAAGAATATATTTTTTAATCTCTTCTTAATATTAGCTTTAGGGATTTTTTACTCTTTTATAAATTTCTATCTTTTTAGAATGAGAATTTTGCTTCCATTTATTTTACCACTCTCTGAGTTTTTCCTTTCTTTTATAGGGAATACCATATACTTTGCCATATTACCAAAAGAAAGTTTAGAAGGATTAATTATCAAGAAGAGATATAAGTTGATTAAAAAATTAGGTTCTGGAGGTATGGCAACTGTTTATTTAGCTAAAGATCTGACAAATAACAATCAGGTAGCTGTTAAGATCCTTCATCCTCAATATTGCGAGGATCCCCAAGTAGTAGAAAGATTTTTAAGAGAGGCAAAAGCATCTTCTGAGTTAGATCATCCCAATATAGTGAAAGTTTTTGATAGTGGAAGGGAAGAGGATTATTATTTTATTGTTATGGAATATGTTCCCGGAAAGGATTTAAAAAAGATTTTAGAAGAAAAAGGACCATTGTCTTATGTATATGTAAAGGAAATAATTAAAGAGGTAGCAAAGGCATTAGATCATGCAAATCAAAAGGGTATAGTTCATAGAGATATAAAACCTCAAAATATAATGATAACCCCTACAGGACAAGTTAAACTTATGGATTTTGGAATTGCTCATATTGGTGGCTTATCTACTTTAACCCAAACAGGAATATTTATGGGAACTCCTCAATATGCCTCTCCTGAACAAGCAGAAGGATCAAAAGTAGATATAAGATCTGATATTTATTCATTAGGGGTTGTAGCCTTTGAGTTATTAACAGGAACTTTGCCCTTTGAAGTAGGAGAAACTACAATATCTATCATATTTAAAAAATTACAAGAAGAATTACCCGATGTGAGGACATTTAGAAAAGAAGTTCCTGAGGGGTTTGCTAAAATAATACAAAAAATGACTGCAAGATTTCCAGAAGATAGGTATCAGTCTCCAAAAGAGTTAATTGAGGATTTAGAAAGAGGTTATCCTCTAAAACCATATGAAAAGAAAAAAATATCTTCTCAAGAGACAATTATAAAACCAAAAGAAGAATAA
- the csx3 gene encoding CRISPR-associated protein Csx3, with translation MDKLVNFGIIEKEKYSILIINLSENIEPSILRELELPKINHRKGLIITGRAPIWLYAFLVHYYHPTPFIALYDPRLGAVVVQSHVKDLKVGDVLDISFDGRDNFG, from the coding sequence ATGGATAAGTTGGTAAACTTTGGTATTATCGAGAAAGAAAAGTACAGTATTTTAATCATCAATCTTAGTGAGAATATAGAACCTTCTATATTAAGAGAACTCGAATTACCCAAGATAAATCATAGAAAAGGACTTATTATTACTGGAAGAGCACCAATATGGCTTTATGCTTTTTTAGTTCATTATTATCATCCAACTCCTTTTATTGCTTTGTATGATCCAAGATTAGGGGCTGTTGTAGTTCAATCCCATGTCAAGGATTTAAAAGTGGGAGATGTGTTAGATATATCATTTGATGGGAGGGATAATTTTGGATGA